The proteins below come from a single Oxyura jamaicensis isolate SHBP4307 breed ruddy duck chromosome 1, BPBGC_Ojam_1.0, whole genome shotgun sequence genomic window:
- the ZBTB21 gene encoding zinc finger and BTB domain-containing protein 21, whose product MEGLLHYINPAHAISLLSALNEERLKGQLCDVVLIVGDQKFRAHKNVLAASSEYFQTLFTNKENESQSVFQLDFCEPDAFDNVLNYIYSSSLFIEKGSLAAVQELGYSLGISFLTNIVSKSPQAPFPACPIKKILYQDEEESSSQKRSVIVCQNRSEAQGKSINQTQHDLSHTSKPSPSVAVKTSIRPQAAKPTETLHNLSLTERRWLKDNPVSYTKLHETSGTVEDQSRCGLVKRNTVLPQKPLAEKEIASDEPGSSGQLLRGKAAEMSLKRPRPPVLSLRGSSESTFLLREAGKGNGQGEDRNLLYYSKLGLVIPSSGSGPENQSIDRSGPLVKSLLRRSLSMDSQVPIYSPSVDLKPSPVSSSSSPGTNDSQKTFNIASQKSCLKESSEKLVLDEKPQVMHPHRLRSFSASQSTDREVASPLTEVRIKTEPSSPLSDPSEIIRVTVGDASVSTNKDFTFKTEDDHKEPSRLPAKRRFQADRRLPFKKLKVNEQGSPESEENFEEGSSPTHLDADFADSDVSKDEYSEMEEARPNKKFKCKHCLKIFRSTAGLHRHVNMYHNPEKPYACDICHKRFHTNFKVWTHCQTQHGIVKNPSPASSSHAVLDEKFQRKLIDIVREREIKKALIVKLRRGKQGFQGQSASQAQQVIKRNLRSRTKGAYICVYCGKAYRFLSQFKQHIKMHPGEKPIGGNKAPKQKDHIHIESPVENKEVYQCRLCNAKLSSLIEQGNHERLCRNATVCPYCSLRFSSPELKHEHESKCEYKKLTCLECMRTFKSSFSIWRHQVEVHNQNTMAPSENFSLPILDHNGEITSSSRLPPQPESNKVNNFTAKEDGVFSDSSEQINFDSEDSSCLPEDLSVSKQFKIQIKEEPADDVEEEVTEASREPKEVVSNKDAGLWPCEKCGKIFTVRKQLERHQELLCSVKPFICHVCNKAFRTNFRLWSHFQSHMSQATEESSNKEPEMCPPANSPSPPPLPPPPPLPKIQPLEPDSPTGLSESSATTEKLFVPQESDTLFYHAPPLSAITFKRQYMCKLCHRTFKTAFSLWSHEQTHN is encoded by the coding sequence ATGGAGGGGCTCTTGCATTACATAAATCCGGCACATGCCATTTCACTTCTGAGCGCACTGAACGAGGAGCGTCTAAAGGGACAGCTGTGTGATGTTGTTCTTATAGTAGGGGACCAGAAATTTCGAGCTCATAAAAATGTTCTGGCTGCCAGCAGTGAGTACTTCCAGACTCTGTTCACGAATAAGGAGAATGAGTCTCAGTCGGTGTTTCAGCTCGACTTTTGTGAACCAGATGCTTTTGATAACGTGTTAAACTACATTTATTCCTCATCCTTGTTCATTGAGAAAGGCAGTCTCGCAGCTGTGCAAGAACTGGGCTACAGCCTTGGCATATCCTTTCTTACAAACATTGTTTCAAAGAGCCCTCAAGCTCCTTTTCCAGCGTGCCCCATTAAGAAGATCCTGTATCAAGACGAAGAGGAAAGCAGTTCTCAGAAGAGAAGTGTCATTGTCTGTCAGAACAGAAGTGAAGCACAAGGGAAGAGTATAAATCAAACACAACATGATTTAAGCCATACTTCTAAACCTTCACCCTCTGTTGCTGTCAAAACTAGCATTAGACCACAAGCAGCAAAACCGACCGAAACCCTTCACAATTTATCACTGACTGAAAGGAGATGGCTGAAAGACAACCCTGTGAGCTATACCAAGCTTCATGAAACTTCTGGGACTGTAGAGGATCAGAGCAGATGTGGTTTGGTGAAAAGGAACACAGTACTGCCTCAAAAGCCCttagcagagaaagaaattgcaAGCGATGAACCTGGAAGCAGTGGCCAGCTTTTGAGAGGAAAGGCTGCAGAGATGTCATTAAAGAGGCCGCGTCCACCAGTCTTATCGCTGCGGGGCTCATCAGAATCTACGTTCTTGTTGCGagaggcaggaaaaggaaatggtcAAGGTGAAGATAGGAATTTGCTATACTACTCAAAGTTAGGACTAGTAATCCCGTCTAGTGGATCTGGTCCTGAAAACCAAAGTATTGACCGAAGTGGGCCACTTGTAAAAAGTCTCCTTCGAAGGTCACTGTCCATGGACAGTCAGGTTCCTATTTATTCACCTTCTGTTGACCTAAAACCTTCACCGGTatcatcctcctcctcaccaGGAACTAACGATTCCCAGAAGACATTTAATATTGCATCTCAGAAGTCGTGTTTGAAGGAGTCATCAGAGAAGTTAGTCTTAGATGAAAAGCCACAGGTAATGCACCCACATCGCCTTAGGTCCTTCAGTGCCTCTCAGTCAACCGATAGGGAGGTTGCTTCCCCTCTCACAGAGGTGCGAATAAAAACTGAACCTAGCAGTCCACTTTCAGATCCTTCCGAAATAATTAGAGTAACGGTGGGCGATGCATCAGTGTCTACAAATAAAGACTTTACTTTCAAAACTGAGGATGATCATAAGGAGCCAAGTAGACTTCCAGCAAAGAGGAGATTTCAAGCGGATAGAAGGCTGCCGTTTAAGAAACTGAAGGTGAATGAGCAAGGTTCTCCTGAGTCAGAAGAAAACTTCGAGGAAGGCTCGAGCCCGACGCACCTTGATGCTGATTTTGCTGATTCCGATGTCAGTAAGGACGAATACAGTGAGATGGAAGAAGCAAGaccaaataaaaaatttaaatgcaagCACTGCCTTAAAATTTTCAGATCAACAGCGGGTCTTCACCGTCACGTTAACATGTATCATAATCCAGAGAAGCCCTATGCTTGTGACATATGCCACAAGAGATTTCACACCAATTTCAAAGTGTGGACGCACTGCCAGACACAGCATGGAATCGTGAAGAATCCCTCGCCAGCTTCCAGCTCGCATGCTGTTTTGGATGAAAAATTCCAAAGAAAACTGATCGATatagtgagagagagagaaattaagaaagctCTAATAGTTAAACTAAGACGTGGCAAGCAAGGTTTTCAGGGACAGTCCGCTTCACAAGCACAACAAGTCATCAAAAGGAATTTAAGATCGAGAACCAAAGGAGCCTATATTTGTGTCTACTGTGGGAAGGCTTACCGTTTCCTCTCTCAATTCAAGCAGCACATAAAAATGCACCCAGGGGAAAAACCTATTGGAGGAAATAAGGCTCCCAAGCAGAAAGACCACATTCACATTGAAAGTCCGgtggaaaacaaagaagtttATCAGTGCCGTCTCTGTAATGCTAAGCTGTCTTCGCTTATCGAGCAGGGGAATCATGAGCGACTCTGTAGAAACGCTACCGTCTGTCCTTACTGCAGCCTTagattttcttctccagagCTGAAGCACGAGCACGAAAGCAAGTGTGAATACAAGAAGCTCACTTGTCTCGAGTGCATGCGCACCTTTAAGTCGTCCTTCAGTATTTGGCGTCATCAAGTGGAAGTCCACAATCAGAACACCATGGCTCCCTCAGAGAACTTTTCTTTACCTATCCTGGATCACAATGGAGAAATAACGAGCTCGTCGAGATTGCCTCCCCAGCCAGAGTCCAATAAAGTGAACAATTTTACTGCAAAGGAGGATGGAGTATTCAGTGACTCGTCAGAACAGATCAACTTTGACTCTGAAgactcctcctgcctgcctgaagACTTAAGTGTTTCCAAGCAGTTTAAAATCCAAATCAAGGAGGAGCCTGCAGACGACGTAGAGGAAGAGGTCACTGAAGCGAGCAGAGAACCGAAGGAGGTGGTCTCCAACAAAGACGCCGGCCTGTGGCCCTGTGAGAAGTGCGGTAAGATTTTCACGGTGCGCAAGCAGCTGGAGCGTCACCAAGAGCTCCTGTGCTCCGTGAAGCCGTTCATTTGCCACGTGTGCAACAAGGCCTTCCGAACCAATTTCCGGCTATGGAGTCACTTCCAGTCCCATATGTCCCAGGCTACAGAGGAGTCCTCGAATAAGGAGCCTGAGATGTGCCCACCCGCTAATTCCCCGTCACCGCCACCTTTACCTCCGCCCCCCCCGCTGCCCAAAATCCAGCCTTTGGAGCCCGACAGTCCGACAGGCTTGTCTGAAAGCTCCGCTACTACTGAAAAGTTATTTGTCCCGCAGGAGTCAGACACGCTCTTCTATCATGCTCCACCGCTCTCGGCAATCACGTTCAAAAGACAATACATGTGTAAACTCTGTCACAGGACTTTCAAGACAGCTTTTAGTCTTTGGAGCCATGAACAGACACACAATTAG